The Muribaculum intestinale genome includes the window TCTGCATCTAACATTTGAAAAGGGACCCAGGTAGAGCAATTGAAAAGGGACCCACCCCATGGGTAAGTTCAACCGGATATCGTTGATTAGAAAGAACGACATCAACGATTCCACAAAATGCTACACATGGAGGAAAAAACATCCATTATTCTGTCTCATCGCCGCGAGGGGCTGAGCATCCGCGAGATAGCGCGCCGCAACGGCATGAGCCGCAAGACCGTGCGCAAGTATCTGCGCGAGTTCGAGAGAGAGGCCGGCCCGTCACCGACAGAGCGGGAGGTTGACGATTATCTGCTGACCAGGCCGAAGTATGACAGCAGCGGACGCGTCAGGCGTGTTGTGACCGATGATGTCCGCCGTCGCATCGATGGTTTTATCGCCCGCAACCGGGAGAACGTCGCTGCCGGATTGCACAAGCAGCAGATGCGCAAGCTCGATATGTGGCGACGTCTTCAGGACGATGGCGTGCGTATCGCCTATTCCACAGTATGTCAGTATGTCCGTGCGCTGGAGGCAGCGCCGAAGTCGCAAGAAAAGCCTGCAAAGGCATATATCCGTCAGGACTATGAGCCTGGATTCCGTTGCGAGTTCGACTGGGGCGTGCTTACCCTGTGGATCGGTGGAGTCAGGACTCGCCTTCACATGGCGGTATTCACCCTCGACCACAGCAATATGCGCAAGGCATATCTGTTTTCGCGCGAAGATACCCTGGCTCTTATGGAAGCCCACCGCAACTGCTTCCGGGAGTTGGGGGGCACCCCGCGCGTGATGGCCTATGACAACATGCGTACCGCCGTAAAGAAGTTCCTCGGGCGCGACCGCGAGCACACGGATGCGCTGCTGCGCATGGAGGTACACTACTGTTTCACACCCCATTTCTGCAACCCTCGCTCGGGATGGGAAAAAGGCAAGGTGGAACGTTCGGTGGAATATATCCGGCGTCGTGCATTCTCGTTCGAGGTCCGGTTTGACTCCCTGGATGCCGCGCAGACGCATCTGGCGGCAGTCTGCGACAGGCTCAACACAGAGGCGTCCAACATGTCGGCGGAAGAAAAACGCCTGCGCATACAGGCCGATCTGGCGGCGCTACGTCCGTTGGACCACGGTGACATCGGCTGCTTCGAGCAGCGGCTGTACCGCGTCGGAAAGTATTCAACGATAACCGTTGACGGAGTGCACTACTCTGTGCCCGACCGTCTGGTGGGCTCGCAGGTGGCGGTAAAGCTGTATTCCGAGCGCATCGTGGTGCTTTACGGACGCGACAAGGTGGCCAATCATGCCCGAAGCCGACGCTCCGGCGACTGGGTCATCGACCTGATGCATTATCTGGGTACATTCCTGCGCAAACCGGCCGCTCTGGGGCGGTCTGTGGCTCTGCAACAGGTACATCCGTCGGTGGCGGCGCTTTACCGCGAACACTTCCGCGAGTCTCCGCGAAGCTTCATAGAACTGCTTGTGTTCACCCGCGACAAC containing:
- the istA gene encoding IS21 family transposase; this encodes MEEKTSIILSHRREGLSIREIARRNGMSRKTVRKYLREFEREAGPSPTEREVDDYLLTRPKYDSSGRVRRVVTDDVRRRIDGFIARNRENVAAGLHKQQMRKLDMWRRLQDDGVRIAYSTVCQYVRALEAAPKSQEKPAKAYIRQDYEPGFRCEFDWGVLTLWIGGVRTRLHMAVFTLDHSNMRKAYLFSREDTLALMEAHRNCFRELGGTPRVMAYDNMRTAVKKFLGRDREHTDALLRMEVHYCFTPHFCNPRSGWEKGKVERSVEYIRRRAFSFEVRFDSLDAAQTHLAAVCDRLNTEASNMSAEEKRLRIQADLAALRPLDHGDIGCFEQRLYRVGKYSTITVDGVHYSVPDRLVGSQVAVKLYSERIVVLYGRDKVANHARSRRSGDWVIDLMHYLGTFLRKPAALGRSVALQQVHPSVAALYREHFRESPRSFIELLVFTRDNNLAYTDIVRAATSLSSRGLQRLSSEQIQAQMISAEGHMQSTADIAATNVPDPQQAEIESSASHTLDMLSSFMEYTRASQAD